A stretch of Oncorhynchus mykiss isolate Arlee chromosome 26, USDA_OmykA_1.1, whole genome shotgun sequence DNA encodes these proteins:
- the LOC110506384 gene encoding probable C-mannosyltransferase DPY19L3 isoform X2, producing MTALRQRKGSKGSKEPGPEVLCQRFNPSADPLERSSDGVWTWRTVLWVAIGWTVGISLGMLSCIYVATLHENDLWFSNIKEVEREISFRTECGLYYSYYKQMLRAPSIQQGLSELINDNATESKRTINLLRRMNIYQEVFLGVLYRILPIQAYLEPVYFYIYTVFSLQAVYVIALFITSWLLSGSWLAGALTGVWYILNRVDTTRVEFTISLRENWSLPFFALQIAAITCYLRPHLKPIQQKVVLWLMFLATLCFCLTWQFNQFILLVQALIFFTLDCLDLISTEQVTCLYLVQVSSLLSVWLLQFCNSMILGSLALSFIVAALFVKHFQRGLKTGGLAARLGKLLLHTVLVLALTFTINYLAKQALQLRSDEHIFKFIKSKFGLGPTRDFDASLYLCEEAFGLLPLDTFDRLAGTLLAYPYLVTLIVLLVMLALVTLANLCDSSAVGRPPKGRCEARPICMRADVAYNLLHTVFFGLLALGTMRMKYLWTGHMCAFAAYGVCGKELWSLCLNMIHCNTKTKLRLIRYTLPLVILCFLYYKFWPKLMTEVSELREFYDPDTVELMTWISSKTPKKAVFAGSMQLLAGIKLCTGRVLTNHPHYEDRALRERTKQVYQIYAQQSPEEVHGILRAAGADFVVMEDSICYERRHGRGCRLRDLLDLANGHIMDGPGDNDPDLVHATHPRFCESIKTDGPAYTALFTRVFQNKTFHVYKLKRGKKRAKADREPVAMEDRTQ from the exons GCGTATGGACATGGAGGACAGTGCTATGGGTTGCCATAGGTTGGACTGTGGGAATTAGTCTTGGCATGCTGTCCTGCATCTATGTGGCCACGCTCCACGAAAATGACCTGTGGTTTTCCAACATTAAG GAAGTTGAGCGTGAAATCTCCTTTCGGACAGAATGTGGCCTGTACTACTCGTACTATAAACAGATGTTGAGAGCTCCCTCCATACAGCAAG GTCTTTCAGAGCTCATCAATGATAATGCCACTGAATCCAAGAGAACCATCAACCTCCTGCGACGCATGAACATCTATCAGGAGGTGTTTCTAGGTGTTCTCTATAGGATTCTACCCATACAG gCCTACCTGGAGCCAGTGTATTTCTACATCTACACAGTGTTTTCCCTCCAAGCGGTGTATGTCATAGCCCTGTTCATCACCAGCTGGCTGCTCAGTGGTTCCTGGCTAGCAGGGGCTCTCACTGGAGTCTGGTACATCCTCAACAG AGTGGACACAACGCGGGTGGAGTTCACCATCTCGCTCAGGGAGAACTGGTCCCTGCCCTTCTTCGCTCTCCAGATAGCTGCCATCACTTGCTACCTGAGGCCTCACCTCAAACCCATCCAGCAG AAGGTGGTGTTGTGGCTGATGTTCCTGGCCACGTTGTGTTTCTGCCTCACCTGGCAGTTTAATCAGTTCATCCTGCTGGTTCAGGCTCTCATCTTCTTCACCCTGGACTGTCTGGACCTCATCTCCACAGAACAG GTGACCTGCCTGTACCTAGTCCAGGTAAGCAGCCTGCTGTCCGTGTGGCTGCTGCAGTTCTGTAACTCCATGATCCTAGGCTCTCTGGCTCTCAGCTTCATTGTGGCCGCTCTCTTTGTCAAGCACTTCCAG agagggctgaagaCCGGAGGTCTCGCAGCGCGGCTGGGAAAGCTGCTCCTTCACACCGTCCTCGTCCTTGCACTAACATTCACTATTAATTATTTAGCCAAG CAAGCGTTGCAGCTCCGTTCTGATGAACACATCTTTAAATTCATAAAGTCCAAATTTGGCTTGGGCCCTACCAG aGATTTCGATGCCAGTCTGTACCTTTGTGAGGAAGCCTTTGGGCTGCTTCCCTTGGACACATTTGACCGCTTGGCTGGCACTCTGCTGGCATACCCTTACCTCGTCACCCTGATTGTGCTCCTGGTGATGCTGGCGCTGGTAACACTGGCCAACCTCTG tgATTCTTCAGCGGTCGGGCGGCCGCCGAAAGGCCGATGCGAGGCGCGGCCGATCTGTATGCGGGCAGATGTCGCCTACAATCTGTTACATACCGTCTTCTTCGGCCTCCTGGCGCTCGGCACCATGAG AATGAAATATCTGTGGACTGGCCATATGTGTGCCTTTGCTGCCTATGGCGTGTGTGGCAAGGAGCTGTGGTCCCTCTGCCTTAACATGATTCACTGTAACACTAAAACAAAG CTGAGGCTGATCAGGTACACGCTTCCACTTGTCATTCTGTGTTTTCTATATTACAAG TTCTGGCCCAAACTGATGACGGAAGTATCAGAACTGAGAGAATTCTACGACCCTGACACCGTTGAGCTGATGACCTGGATTAG CTCGAAGACCCCCAAGAAGGCGGTGTTTGCTGGCAGCATGCAGCTGCTGGCTGGGATCAAACTGTGCACAGGGAGAGTCCTGACTAACCACCCACACTATGAAGACCGAGCTCTGAGAGAGAGGACCAAACAG GTGTATCAGATCTACGCCCAGCAATCCCCAGAGGAGGTCCACGGGATCCTGCGTGCGGCGGGGGCTGATTTCGTGGTGATGGAGGACAGCATCTGCTACGAGAGGAGGCATGGCCGGGGCTGCAGGCTCCGAGACCTGCTGGATCTGGCCAACGGACAT ATCATGGATGGCCCTGGAGACAACGACCCAGACTTGGTCCACGCCACCCACCCTCGCTTCTGTGAGTCCATCAAGACAGACGGCCCTGCCTACACCGCCCTCTTCACCCGCGTTTTCCAAAACAAGACCTTCCACGTCTACAAGCTGAAGAGGGGCAAGAAGAGAGCCAAGGCCGACAGAGAGCCGGTGGCCATGGAGGATAGAACCCAGTAA
- the LOC110506384 gene encoding probable C-mannosyltransferase DPY19L3 isoform X3 has protein sequence MLSCIYVATLHENDLWFSNIKEVEREISFRTECGLYYSYYKQMLRAPSIQQGLSELINDNATESKRTINLLRRMNIYQEVFLGVLYRILPIQAYLEPVYFYIYTVFSLQAVYVIALFITSWLLSGSWLAGALTGVWYILNRVDTTRVEFTISLRENWSLPFFALQIAAITCYLRPHLKPIQQKVVLWLMFLATLCFCLTWQFNQFILLVQALIFFTLDCLDLISTEQVTCLYLVQVSSLLSVWLLQFCNSMILGSLALSFIVAALFVKHFQRGLKTGGLAARLGKLLLHTVLVLALTFTINYLAKQALQLRSDEHIFKFIKSKFGLGPTRDFDASLYLCEEAFGLLPLDTFDRLAGTLLAYPYLVTLIVLLVMLALVTLANLCDSSAVGRPPKGRCEARPICMRADVAYNLLHTVFFGLLALGTMRMKYLWTGHMCAFAAYGVCGKELWSLCLNMIHCNTKTKLRLIRYTLPLVILCFLYYKFWPKLMTEVSELREFYDPDTVELMTWISSKTPKKAVFAGSMQLLAGIKLCTGRVLTNHPHYEDRALRERTKQVYQIYAQQSPEEVHGILRAAGADFVVMEDSICYERRHGRGCRLRDLLDLANGHIMDGPGDNDPDLVHATHPRFCESIKTDGPAYTALFTRVFQNKTFHVYKLKRGKKRAKADREPVAMEDRTQ, from the exons ATGCTGTCCTGCATCTATGTGGCCACGCTCCACGAAAATGACCTGTGGTTTTCCAACATTAAG GAAGTTGAGCGTGAAATCTCCTTTCGGACAGAATGTGGCCTGTACTACTCGTACTATAAACAGATGTTGAGAGCTCCCTCCATACAGCAAG GTCTTTCAGAGCTCATCAATGATAATGCCACTGAATCCAAGAGAACCATCAACCTCCTGCGACGCATGAACATCTATCAGGAGGTGTTTCTAGGTGTTCTCTATAGGATTCTACCCATACAG gCCTACCTGGAGCCAGTGTATTTCTACATCTACACAGTGTTTTCCCTCCAAGCGGTGTATGTCATAGCCCTGTTCATCACCAGCTGGCTGCTCAGTGGTTCCTGGCTAGCAGGGGCTCTCACTGGAGTCTGGTACATCCTCAACAG AGTGGACACAACGCGGGTGGAGTTCACCATCTCGCTCAGGGAGAACTGGTCCCTGCCCTTCTTCGCTCTCCAGATAGCTGCCATCACTTGCTACCTGAGGCCTCACCTCAAACCCATCCAGCAG AAGGTGGTGTTGTGGCTGATGTTCCTGGCCACGTTGTGTTTCTGCCTCACCTGGCAGTTTAATCAGTTCATCCTGCTGGTTCAGGCTCTCATCTTCTTCACCCTGGACTGTCTGGACCTCATCTCCACAGAACAG GTGACCTGCCTGTACCTAGTCCAGGTAAGCAGCCTGCTGTCCGTGTGGCTGCTGCAGTTCTGTAACTCCATGATCCTAGGCTCTCTGGCTCTCAGCTTCATTGTGGCCGCTCTCTTTGTCAAGCACTTCCAG agagggctgaagaCCGGAGGTCTCGCAGCGCGGCTGGGAAAGCTGCTCCTTCACACCGTCCTCGTCCTTGCACTAACATTCACTATTAATTATTTAGCCAAG CAAGCGTTGCAGCTCCGTTCTGATGAACACATCTTTAAATTCATAAAGTCCAAATTTGGCTTGGGCCCTACCAG aGATTTCGATGCCAGTCTGTACCTTTGTGAGGAAGCCTTTGGGCTGCTTCCCTTGGACACATTTGACCGCTTGGCTGGCACTCTGCTGGCATACCCTTACCTCGTCACCCTGATTGTGCTCCTGGTGATGCTGGCGCTGGTAACACTGGCCAACCTCTG tgATTCTTCAGCGGTCGGGCGGCCGCCGAAAGGCCGATGCGAGGCGCGGCCGATCTGTATGCGGGCAGATGTCGCCTACAATCTGTTACATACCGTCTTCTTCGGCCTCCTGGCGCTCGGCACCATGAG AATGAAATATCTGTGGACTGGCCATATGTGTGCCTTTGCTGCCTATGGCGTGTGTGGCAAGGAGCTGTGGTCCCTCTGCCTTAACATGATTCACTGTAACACTAAAACAAAG CTGAGGCTGATCAGGTACACGCTTCCACTTGTCATTCTGTGTTTTCTATATTACAAG TTCTGGCCCAAACTGATGACGGAAGTATCAGAACTGAGAGAATTCTACGACCCTGACACCGTTGAGCTGATGACCTGGATTAG CTCGAAGACCCCCAAGAAGGCGGTGTTTGCTGGCAGCATGCAGCTGCTGGCTGGGATCAAACTGTGCACAGGGAGAGTCCTGACTAACCACCCACACTATGAAGACCGAGCTCTGAGAGAGAGGACCAAACAG GTGTATCAGATCTACGCCCAGCAATCCCCAGAGGAGGTCCACGGGATCCTGCGTGCGGCGGGGGCTGATTTCGTGGTGATGGAGGACAGCATCTGCTACGAGAGGAGGCATGGCCGGGGCTGCAGGCTCCGAGACCTGCTGGATCTGGCCAACGGACAT ATCATGGATGGCCCTGGAGACAACGACCCAGACTTGGTCCACGCCACCCACCCTCGCTTCTGTGAGTCCATCAAGACAGACGGCCCTGCCTACACCGCCCTCTTCACCCGCGTTTTCCAAAACAAGACCTTCCACGTCTACAAGCTGAAGAGGGGCAAGAAGAGAGCCAAGGCCGACAGAGAGCCGGTGGCCATGGAGGATAGAACCCAGTAA
- the LOC110506384 gene encoding probable C-mannosyltransferase DPY19L3 isoform X1: MEIRKRGLRKLASYWGISQDDVSAESCGGARGGLRVSEREDSGRDSQNWYRLSIPPLWPWQTVVIAAGLVLAVLTGLAHAWCVYSIHENLLWFSHLKEVEREISFRTECGLYYSYYKQMLRAPSIQQGLSELINDNATESKRTINLLRRMNIYQEVFLGVLYRILPIQAYLEPVYFYIYTVFSLQAVYVIALFITSWLLSGSWLAGALTGVWYILNRVDTTRVEFTISLRENWSLPFFALQIAAITCYLRPHLKPIQQKVVLWLMFLATLCFCLTWQFNQFILLVQALIFFTLDCLDLISTEQVTCLYLVQVSSLLSVWLLQFCNSMILGSLALSFIVAALFVKHFQRGLKTGGLAARLGKLLLHTVLVLALTFTINYLAKQALQLRSDEHIFKFIKSKFGLGPTRDFDASLYLCEEAFGLLPLDTFDRLAGTLLAYPYLVTLIVLLVMLALVTLANLCDSSAVGRPPKGRCEARPICMRADVAYNLLHTVFFGLLALGTMRMKYLWTGHMCAFAAYGVCGKELWSLCLNMIHCNTKTKLRLIRYTLPLVILCFLYYKFWPKLMTEVSELREFYDPDTVELMTWISSKTPKKAVFAGSMQLLAGIKLCTGRVLTNHPHYEDRALRERTKQVYQIYAQQSPEEVHGILRAAGADFVVMEDSICYERRHGRGCRLRDLLDLANGHIMDGPGDNDPDLVHATHPRFCESIKTDGPAYTALFTRVFQNKTFHVYKLKRGKKRAKADREPVAMEDRTQ, translated from the exons ATGGAAATACGCAAGAGAGGACTGCGCAAGCTGGCGAGTTACTGGGGCATCTCTCAGGATGATGTGTCTGCTGAAAGTTGTGGTGGAGCACGAGGGGGTTTAAGGGTCAGTGAAAGAGAAGACTCTGGGAGAGATTCCCAGAATTGGTACCGTCTGAGCATTCCACCTCTGTGGCCTTGGCAGACTGTTGTCATAGCAGCAGGGTTGGTATTGGCTGTGCTGACTGGGCTGGCTCATGCCTGGTGTGTTTACTCGATACATGAGAACCTGCTGTGGTTTTCTCACCTCAAG GAAGTTGAGCGTGAAATCTCCTTTCGGACAGAATGTGGCCTGTACTACTCGTACTATAAACAGATGTTGAGAGCTCCCTCCATACAGCAAG GTCTTTCAGAGCTCATCAATGATAATGCCACTGAATCCAAGAGAACCATCAACCTCCTGCGACGCATGAACATCTATCAGGAGGTGTTTCTAGGTGTTCTCTATAGGATTCTACCCATACAG gCCTACCTGGAGCCAGTGTATTTCTACATCTACACAGTGTTTTCCCTCCAAGCGGTGTATGTCATAGCCCTGTTCATCACCAGCTGGCTGCTCAGTGGTTCCTGGCTAGCAGGGGCTCTCACTGGAGTCTGGTACATCCTCAACAG AGTGGACACAACGCGGGTGGAGTTCACCATCTCGCTCAGGGAGAACTGGTCCCTGCCCTTCTTCGCTCTCCAGATAGCTGCCATCACTTGCTACCTGAGGCCTCACCTCAAACCCATCCAGCAG AAGGTGGTGTTGTGGCTGATGTTCCTGGCCACGTTGTGTTTCTGCCTCACCTGGCAGTTTAATCAGTTCATCCTGCTGGTTCAGGCTCTCATCTTCTTCACCCTGGACTGTCTGGACCTCATCTCCACAGAACAG GTGACCTGCCTGTACCTAGTCCAGGTAAGCAGCCTGCTGTCCGTGTGGCTGCTGCAGTTCTGTAACTCCATGATCCTAGGCTCTCTGGCTCTCAGCTTCATTGTGGCCGCTCTCTTTGTCAAGCACTTCCAG agagggctgaagaCCGGAGGTCTCGCAGCGCGGCTGGGAAAGCTGCTCCTTCACACCGTCCTCGTCCTTGCACTAACATTCACTATTAATTATTTAGCCAAG CAAGCGTTGCAGCTCCGTTCTGATGAACACATCTTTAAATTCATAAAGTCCAAATTTGGCTTGGGCCCTACCAG aGATTTCGATGCCAGTCTGTACCTTTGTGAGGAAGCCTTTGGGCTGCTTCCCTTGGACACATTTGACCGCTTGGCTGGCACTCTGCTGGCATACCCTTACCTCGTCACCCTGATTGTGCTCCTGGTGATGCTGGCGCTGGTAACACTGGCCAACCTCTG tgATTCTTCAGCGGTCGGGCGGCCGCCGAAAGGCCGATGCGAGGCGCGGCCGATCTGTATGCGGGCAGATGTCGCCTACAATCTGTTACATACCGTCTTCTTCGGCCTCCTGGCGCTCGGCACCATGAG AATGAAATATCTGTGGACTGGCCATATGTGTGCCTTTGCTGCCTATGGCGTGTGTGGCAAGGAGCTGTGGTCCCTCTGCCTTAACATGATTCACTGTAACACTAAAACAAAG CTGAGGCTGATCAGGTACACGCTTCCACTTGTCATTCTGTGTTTTCTATATTACAAG TTCTGGCCCAAACTGATGACGGAAGTATCAGAACTGAGAGAATTCTACGACCCTGACACCGTTGAGCTGATGACCTGGATTAG CTCGAAGACCCCCAAGAAGGCGGTGTTTGCTGGCAGCATGCAGCTGCTGGCTGGGATCAAACTGTGCACAGGGAGAGTCCTGACTAACCACCCACACTATGAAGACCGAGCTCTGAGAGAGAGGACCAAACAG GTGTATCAGATCTACGCCCAGCAATCCCCAGAGGAGGTCCACGGGATCCTGCGTGCGGCGGGGGCTGATTTCGTGGTGATGGAGGACAGCATCTGCTACGAGAGGAGGCATGGCCGGGGCTGCAGGCTCCGAGACCTGCTGGATCTGGCCAACGGACAT ATCATGGATGGCCCTGGAGACAACGACCCAGACTTGGTCCACGCCACCCACCCTCGCTTCTGTGAGTCCATCAAGACAGACGGCCCTGCCTACACCGCCCTCTTCACCCGCGTTTTCCAAAACAAGACCTTCCACGTCTACAAGCTGAAGAGGGGCAAGAAGAGAGCCAAGGCCGACAGAGAGCCGGTGGCCATGGAGGATAGAACCCAGTAA
- the LOC110506384 gene encoding probable C-mannosyltransferase DPY19L3 isoform X4: MMPVDLKIELGSVLSSNDILRRHCFYNTTGLSELINDNATESKRTINLLRRMNIYQEVFLGVLYRILPIQAYLEPVYFYIYTVFSLQAVYVIALFITSWLLSGSWLAGALTGVWYILNRVDTTRVEFTISLRENWSLPFFALQIAAITCYLRPHLKPIQQKVVLWLMFLATLCFCLTWQFNQFILLVQALIFFTLDCLDLISTEQVTCLYLVQVSSLLSVWLLQFCNSMILGSLALSFIVAALFVKHFQRGLKTGGLAARLGKLLLHTVLVLALTFTINYLAKQALQLRSDEHIFKFIKSKFGLGPTRDFDASLYLCEEAFGLLPLDTFDRLAGTLLAYPYLVTLIVLLVMLALVTLANLCDSSAVGRPPKGRCEARPICMRADVAYNLLHTVFFGLLALGTMRMKYLWTGHMCAFAAYGVCGKELWSLCLNMIHCNTKTKLRLIRYTLPLVILCFLYYKFWPKLMTEVSELREFYDPDTVELMTWISSKTPKKAVFAGSMQLLAGIKLCTGRVLTNHPHYEDRALRERTKQVYQIYAQQSPEEVHGILRAAGADFVVMEDSICYERRHGRGCRLRDLLDLANGHIMDGPGDNDPDLVHATHPRFCESIKTDGPAYTALFTRVFQNKTFHVYKLKRGKKRAKADREPVAMEDRTQ, encoded by the exons ATGATGCCAGTGGATCTCAAAATTGAACTTGGATCCGTGCTAAGTAGCAATGATATCCTTCGCCGCCATTGTTTTTACAACACAACAG GTCTTTCAGAGCTCATCAATGATAATGCCACTGAATCCAAGAGAACCATCAACCTCCTGCGACGCATGAACATCTATCAGGAGGTGTTTCTAGGTGTTCTCTATAGGATTCTACCCATACAG gCCTACCTGGAGCCAGTGTATTTCTACATCTACACAGTGTTTTCCCTCCAAGCGGTGTATGTCATAGCCCTGTTCATCACCAGCTGGCTGCTCAGTGGTTCCTGGCTAGCAGGGGCTCTCACTGGAGTCTGGTACATCCTCAACAG AGTGGACACAACGCGGGTGGAGTTCACCATCTCGCTCAGGGAGAACTGGTCCCTGCCCTTCTTCGCTCTCCAGATAGCTGCCATCACTTGCTACCTGAGGCCTCACCTCAAACCCATCCAGCAG AAGGTGGTGTTGTGGCTGATGTTCCTGGCCACGTTGTGTTTCTGCCTCACCTGGCAGTTTAATCAGTTCATCCTGCTGGTTCAGGCTCTCATCTTCTTCACCCTGGACTGTCTGGACCTCATCTCCACAGAACAG GTGACCTGCCTGTACCTAGTCCAGGTAAGCAGCCTGCTGTCCGTGTGGCTGCTGCAGTTCTGTAACTCCATGATCCTAGGCTCTCTGGCTCTCAGCTTCATTGTGGCCGCTCTCTTTGTCAAGCACTTCCAG agagggctgaagaCCGGAGGTCTCGCAGCGCGGCTGGGAAAGCTGCTCCTTCACACCGTCCTCGTCCTTGCACTAACATTCACTATTAATTATTTAGCCAAG CAAGCGTTGCAGCTCCGTTCTGATGAACACATCTTTAAATTCATAAAGTCCAAATTTGGCTTGGGCCCTACCAG aGATTTCGATGCCAGTCTGTACCTTTGTGAGGAAGCCTTTGGGCTGCTTCCCTTGGACACATTTGACCGCTTGGCTGGCACTCTGCTGGCATACCCTTACCTCGTCACCCTGATTGTGCTCCTGGTGATGCTGGCGCTGGTAACACTGGCCAACCTCTG tgATTCTTCAGCGGTCGGGCGGCCGCCGAAAGGCCGATGCGAGGCGCGGCCGATCTGTATGCGGGCAGATGTCGCCTACAATCTGTTACATACCGTCTTCTTCGGCCTCCTGGCGCTCGGCACCATGAG AATGAAATATCTGTGGACTGGCCATATGTGTGCCTTTGCTGCCTATGGCGTGTGTGGCAAGGAGCTGTGGTCCCTCTGCCTTAACATGATTCACTGTAACACTAAAACAAAG CTGAGGCTGATCAGGTACACGCTTCCACTTGTCATTCTGTGTTTTCTATATTACAAG TTCTGGCCCAAACTGATGACGGAAGTATCAGAACTGAGAGAATTCTACGACCCTGACACCGTTGAGCTGATGACCTGGATTAG CTCGAAGACCCCCAAGAAGGCGGTGTTTGCTGGCAGCATGCAGCTGCTGGCTGGGATCAAACTGTGCACAGGGAGAGTCCTGACTAACCACCCACACTATGAAGACCGAGCTCTGAGAGAGAGGACCAAACAG GTGTATCAGATCTACGCCCAGCAATCCCCAGAGGAGGTCCACGGGATCCTGCGTGCGGCGGGGGCTGATTTCGTGGTGATGGAGGACAGCATCTGCTACGAGAGGAGGCATGGCCGGGGCTGCAGGCTCCGAGACCTGCTGGATCTGGCCAACGGACAT ATCATGGATGGCCCTGGAGACAACGACCCAGACTTGGTCCACGCCACCCACCCTCGCTTCTGTGAGTCCATCAAGACAGACGGCCCTGCCTACACCGCCCTCTTCACCCGCGTTTTCCAAAACAAGACCTTCCACGTCTACAAGCTGAAGAGGGGCAAGAAGAGAGCCAAGGCCGACAGAGAGCCGGTGGCCATGGAGGATAGAACCCAGTAA